GGTATCCCCCTCTTTGGCCACATGAACTGAATCAGCATGAGCCGGAACGGCCTGAATGAGCATTGCTGCTGTCAGCAAAGCTGTTGCTGTTTTGGCTATACGTTTCTTGTTAATCATGGTCTTCCTCCCTCATTATGCCTGCGAAGTTAGTTGTCGGATTCGGATGGAGGAAACCACCCTATAGGTTCAATTACATTAATAATTTATGTAGCCCTAATTCACCCCAAGCCGTGTGCAAATGATTCTTCCCCAAGCACACTCTGCATCGTTACATCCCCCACACTCCCAACTCCGGAAGTTTCGGCAGGAACAAATATATCACAACTTTGTAACCAAGAGTCGTAGTAAATGTTACCATCTGGCTAATTCACTTCAATATTTTTGCTGAATTCAAGCGACTTTTTCAAAAAAATGTCTATTTGAGCTTATATCGTTGATGACAGAAACGTTACTTTTTATGTAAATCCGTGCGTATTCACACGCAACAAAACAATCCCTGCCGACAGGTCGCCGACAGGGATCTATGAGGGAATAAGAATTCTCATCCACAGTATATATTTTGCATTTTCATCCAATTCATCCTAATGATGACTTGGATGTATTAGAGCACTTTAGCAAGGAAGTCACGTGTACGTGCATGCTTAGGCTCACCAAACACTTCAGCAGGTGTTCCTTCTTCTACAATAACCCCACCATCCATGAACAGGATGCGGTCCCCTACTTCGCGTGCGAAGCCCATCTCATGCGTTACAATAACCATGGTCATGCCGCCCTCTGCAAGCCGCTTCATGACATCCAGTACTTCACCGACCATTTCAGGGTCCAGTGCTGAAGTAGGCTCGTCAAACAGCATGACATGCGGCTGCATCGCAAGCGCTCTTGCAATAGCTATCCGTTGTTTCTGTCCTCCGGACAGCTGATTAGGATAAGTGTCTTTTTTGTCAGACAGGCCAACCGTCTTCAGCAAATCTGCGCAGATTTGTTCCGCTTCCTGTGCAGATTGTTTTTTCACTTTAATGGGAGCAATCGTAATGTTCTGCTGCACCGTTTTGTGCGGGAACAGATTGAAATGCTGGAATACCATCCCCATTTTTTCACGAGTTGCATTAATGTTGTGTTTAGGGTCAGTGATCGAAACTCCTTCAAAATTAATTTCGCCGGAAGTTGGCTGCTCCAGCAGGTTTAGGCAGCGCAAAAAGGTACTTTTTCCCGATCCGGACGGACCGATGACCACGACAACCTCGCCTTTGCCAATTGTTACGTTAATGCCCTTGAGCACATCGTTATTTCCATATGATTTGTGTAATTGTCTAACGTCTATCACTTGCACTCAACTTCCTTTCCAGTCGACCCAGCAGCTTGGACAAAATGAACGTCAGCACAAAGTAAATGGCCGCTGCAATCAGGAATGGATTCATTCCTTGGTACGTAATGTTTTTGACTACACTTGCCTGGTACATAATGTCCACCATACCAATAACCGAGATGATGGAGGATTCCTTGATAATGGTCACGAATTCATTACCGATCGCCGGCAACACCGCTTTGAACGCTTGTGGAAGCACAATGAAGCGCATTGCCGCACCTCTACCCATTCCCAGGGAACGAGCTGCTTCCAACTGGCCTCGATCCACACCCTGTATACCAGCGCGGAAAATCTCGGCAAGATAGGCACCACTATTAATGGATAGTGTGATAATCCCCGCCTGAAGCGGCGTGAAATTAATCCCCAACGTTAGAGCAAGACCGTAATAGATAATCATCAACTGAACCAGCATTGGTGTACCACGAATAACTTCAACGTAAGCTGTTCCGATCCAACGCAGAATTGAAACGTCATGCAGACGTAACAGACAGATGATCAAACCGATAATTACCCCGAATATTACACCGAGTGCAGACAGTAAAAGGGTGTAACCTACGCCTGTTGCATAAAAGCTTTTGTATTCCCAGAACACTTGAAAAATGTTTTGATCTTTTTTCACCTTGTCTGCCATCAACTGGCTTGCCTCGGTAACCAACTGATCGATTTTATTTTCGCTTTTCAGACGTTCGAGCGTTCCGTTCACTGCATTCAGCAATTCCGTATTGCCCTTACGAATCCCGATTGCCGCTTCGGCCTGCTCCTCATCCGGAATAGCCGGTGCTAATCCAATCACATCATCCAGATAACCGGCAGCCACCGTATCTTCAACGATCGCAGCATTTACACGATTGGTCTGCAATTGCAGCACGATATCAGATATTTTATCAAGTGCTGTCAGTTTTGCGCCTGGGATTCCCTGGCCAATCGTTTCCTGAATGGAGCCTTTTTGAACTCCAATCTTTTCATTTTCCAACTCCGCCATGGTTGGATATTTATCTTTATCCGCATTGCGAATCATAATGACTTGCTTTGATTTATAATAGGTATCGGAGAAGTCAATGCTTTGTCTACGATCATCTGTTGGCGTCATTCCCGAGATGACCATATCCACACGACCACTCTGCAACGCAGGAAGAAGTCCGTCAAAACCCATATCCTCTATTACAAGTTCTGCGCCAAGATCGGCAGCAATTTCTTTAGCAATCGAAATATCAAATCCGACAATTTGGTCTTTACCATCAATCACTTTATGGAATTCATATGGTGCAAAATCGGCACTTGTACCGAGCACCAGCTTTTTACTGCCTGAATTGCTTGTAGTTCCCGTTGCCAACGCAACAGGTGCAACCGTAGTAAGCAAGACCACAAGAGCTAGCAGCATCATGGTGTAACGACTAATCAATTTCAACCCTGTTCTCCCCTTATAATACTTTGTATGCTTTCTGTTGTTGATGCCTGAGTCATTATAAAGTAGAATGCATGATTATGCAATGAATTTCGACATTACAAATCCTGACTAGTTTCTGAAAAATAACCGCAACTATGATATAATTATTGAATTATTTTCATTTTTGCTTAAGGAGTCCACCATGACACATACCAAAACACAAATTTTAACTGTAATTGATCAATATGCTTCCCGTTTTAAAGAGATTTCATCATACATTGGTGCCAATCCGGAACTTGGTAACGAAGAATACCTCGCCTCTGCTCGGTTAAAAGAAGAACTTGCCTACCACGGTTTTTCCGTAGAAGCTCCTGTTCTTGGCTTAGATACCGCATTCATCGGTACGTATGCTGCATCCAAACCAGGTCCGACTATTGCCCTGTTATGTGAATACGACGCACTTCCGGAAATCGGTCATGCTTGTGGACACCATCTAATCTGCATGATGAGCCTCGGAGCTGCGGTAGGTCTGAAGTCCATACTGGATGAAGTGGGCGGAACATTAAAAGTATTCGGTACACCAGCGGAAGAAACGCGTGGCGCTAAAGTTCCTATGGCTGAAGCAGGTTTATTTGATGACTGTGATGTCGCGCTAATGGCTCACCCTTACTACGCCTATGAGAAATCTGGAAGCTCCTTGGCTATTGATGCCGTACAATTTGAATTCCATGGGAAATCTTCACATGCTGCTGCAAGTCCACATGAAGGCATTAATGCCCTAGATGCGGTGATCCAGACATTTAATGGCATTAATGCGTTCCGACAACAAGTGAAAAGCACGGTTCGTATTCACGGTGTTATCAATAGCGGAGGACAGGCAGCCAATATTATTCCTGACTATGCTTCAGCCCAATTCTATGTACGTGCCTCGACGAGAAAAGAGTTGAATATTCTCACTCAACGCGTAATTCAGATCGCGGAAGGTTCTGCTCTGCAAACCGGATGCCGGCTTGTTACATCTAATTATGAGACTTCCTATGATGAGATGGTCACGAATGAATCATTATCTGCTGCTTTTAGTACTAATCTGCTTGAACTCGGCATTTCTCAAGAGGAGATCGTGAGTGGGAACGACCATGGTTCTATGGATATTGGTAACGTATCCTTGCGTTGTCCTGCGATCCATCCTTATATCCGTGTTGTGGACGAAGTTCATACGCTTCATTCCATTGAATTCCGTGATCTGGCGCTTCAGGAACGGGCCCTGGATGGTATGATCCTTGGAGCCAAGGCACTTGCTGCAACTGCTTATGATGTTCTTACACAGCCTGAATTGCTGCAAACCATTCAAACAGAGTTTAAGCAAGCAAGTCGCTAAGTTTTTCGCAAAATGCTGCGTCTTAACAGTAGGGTGTTCTGCAGGACCTGCATTTGGGGTCTTAAGGAGCGCCCTTTTTGTTATCATAAATACGTATATACGGACACAAGCTGGAAATGCTGTGAAAAGAAAACGTTGAAAAATGTTGAAATTTTTACATTTAGCGGCTGTACTTATGGTTCACATGCTGTCTAACTTGGTTATTTATAGCTATAACTTTATCTTAAGTTCAGGAGGTGTTGTCATGCTGCTCGAAGCGATGTACCACGTTCCCCGCGATAAATGGGCTTATGCTTATAATCCCTCGACGATTCACCTGCGTGTACGAACGAAGAGAGACGATGTACAATATGTGACTGCACTGACTGGTGATAAATACGATTGGAATGGAACCTATAAGGAAATTCAATTGGAGAAAGCGGCTTCTGACAGTATGTTTGATTATTGGGAAACGGCAGTTAAGCCCAAATTCAAGCGTCTGACTTACATCTTCCGTATCACCGCCGGTACCGAAAATATATATCTGGCTGATAACGGAATCCATTATGCTCCCCCTTACCCTACAGGAGGATATTATGAATTTTCCTACATTCATGAAATCGATGTATTTAAGGTTCCCGAATGGGCCAAAGAAGCCGTGTTCTACCAAATCATGACCGAAAGGTTTGCTAATGGGAATCCCGACCTGAACCCTGAAGGAACCCAGGAATGGGGTGGCCGACCTGAACTGGATAACTACTTTGGCGGAGACCTGCAAGGTGTGCTCAATCACCTGGACGATCTGACTAAACTCGGTGTTAATGCCATTTACTTTACCCCGCTGTTCCAAGCAAACTCCTACCATAAATACGATACCGTTGATTATAAAAAAGTAGATCCTCATTTCGGGGACAATGAAATGCTTAAAAAAGTAGCAGAACAATGTCATCGCCGTGGAATCCGTGTCATGCTTGACGCGGTTTTTAACCATTGCAGCGAAGACTTCCCTCCTTTTCAGGATGTCCTGAAGAATGGAAAAAACTCCAAATATGCAGACTGGTTTCATATCAATGAATATCCGGTGCAGATTAAGGATGGTATCCCAACCTACGATACCTTTGGGTTTTATGGCAATATGCCGAAGTTCAACACGGCCAATCCCGAAGTAAAAGACTATTTGCTTGATGTGGCTGAATATTGGATCAAGGAGATCAAACTCGACGGTTGGCGACTGGATGTTGCGAATGAAGTGGATAACCATTTTTGGCGCGATTTCCGCAAAGTGGTCAAAACCGCCAATCCGGAAGCCTATATTGTAGGCGAAGTATGGAGTGATTCCCTGACCTGGCTCATGGGAGATCAATTTGATTCCGTGATGAACTACCCTTTTGCTGACAAGGTGCTTGAGTTCTTCTGTGGTTCTATGGATGGTTATAACTTCGCTAACGAGATGGGATCACTCATTATGCGTTACCCGCAACAGACGAATGAAGTCATCTTCAACATGCTGTGCAGTCATGATACCCCACGTCTGCTTACTCGGGCTGGAGAAGACAAACGCAGATTAAAATTGTCGGTTGTGTTTCTTTTCACTTATATTGGTACACCCTGTATATTCTATGGGGATGAGGTTGGTATACGCGGAGAGAGTGACCCGGATTGCCGTAAATGCATGCAATGGGATCCTGCCAAGCAAGATCAGGAGCTTTATGACTTCTACCGCCTGATGATTGATTTGCGGAAAAGTAATGAAGCTCTGCGTAAAGGTCGCTTCCGTTTTTTGAAGGCGGATCACAATGATCCATGCATCATTTATGAACGTATGGATGACACTCTTCACTTCACAGTGTGGATGAACAATACTCCGCAAGAACGTACCCTGTCACATCCGATGGAAACCAAGGACTGGAAGGATGCACTAACTGAAGATGCTGTTGTTCCCACCAATGGAATGATGAATATTAAACTTGATCCTTACGGATACCGTATTTTGTATAGACAATTGGAACCGAGTTAACTAATTTCCAGAAAACTCCTGAAATATTGAATAACTCTTTAATAATCATTGGATACTTCAGGAGTTTTCTAACGAAAAACTGAACTAAAGCTATAACTTCGTCGTTTTTAAATCCCCTTTTGCATCTATAGTTATTCTCCATCGTGTAGAATTCGGACCAAGCATGACAATTTCATTTACTAATTGATATAACGTTCCATTATTATCTTTAACCAGATCAACCACTACGTTTTTCCCATTTGTAAAGGGACTTGCGCCAAAGAGATAACGTCCCGTCGCACTTGCCGCAACCATCAGCATGTTATCTCTTATGATGTTTCCCTCCACCGTATTATTAACAATATCCAGATGCACTGCCCACCATGTCCCCTCATATTTTAAACGATTTCCAGTTATGATATTGTTCGAGCCACGTAATTGTATACATGTACCTTTTCCTGCAACTGAATTATGAGAAAAGGTACAATCATTATGCAAACTGACCATTCGGTCAGGATTGGTCGTCTCAAAGCCAGGCTCAATGATGTTGCTTGATGCAATCACTCCATTGGCAATATCCATGGCTATGCCCGCTTGGGCAATGTAATTACCTTTTACGATAATATGACCATCCGCGACAATTCCCCAGTGTTTTCCTCTTGGAATGATGATGTTGTCAGATATAATTCCGATGTCCATGCCTTCTGCACCTGCACTGGTTTTCGCTTCAATCGCAGCAGTAGCACTTGGTCTTAAAATGGTGTCGATCAGGTTGCCCTGGATTACAAACAAATGGTTGCTCAGACCGTTGGGATTGTATCGGGAGGGAAAGAAAGATACCGAAATGACAGAAGTGATTTTGATATCCTTAAAGACATTGGAGGTTACAAAGGCTCCTTGGAAACCGATAAGCCCCACGCCAAATGCTGTTCCATTCAGGCTGTTTCCATGTATATGCAGATTTTTGGCTCCAGTCTCGCCTCCCTCATTGTTACAGGTAATCCCGCCGCCGACTGAAGGCATATTACTCACTTGTTGTCCGCCTGAAAAAGCAGCATAATCTGGATCACTGGATAATACAGGAGTGTGCAGAAAGTTATCGGTGATCGAAACATGCCATGTTCCCTTGACCAGAATGCCATCCCCAAGATATCGGTAACAGTCATTCTCACGAATCACCACAAAAACCAAATGACTCCGAACTGCAATCGGTTCTTCTCCCAAGTGATGAAGTTTATTGTTTCTTATCACGACATTTCGGGCGGGATTGTCTTGACTGCTGGAACCATTGACTCCAATGCCATCGGTAAATTTACTAATATCGTTATTTTGCAACAATACATTGCTTGAATTCTCGATGTATAAACCTGTCTTGTTTTTACTCCAAGCTGCTTGAGTCGTACGAACCAAAGTCACGCCACTAATCTCTACATGATTGCTTCCTTCAATTCGGATTCCCTGATCCGAAACCTCCAATATTGCTCCTGGCAACGCCTTGATGATGACAGATCTTCCACTAAACGTATAGAACCAGCCCACCTTAACAACTTTATAGTGCCCTGACGTAAATAATAAAACATCACCATCCTGTGCCGAGTCAAAAAAAGCTTTGATCTGGGCTGTCTGATCGCTTCCATCTCCCGGAGCAAAACTCCTCACATCAATAAGGCTGCCCGTCAGCGTGGATTGCACAGCGGCGATATTCCCCATGATCTGGCCAAACATTTCATTCATTTTAACGGCATTATACCCGTCGGTACTGCTTAAAGCCTGCAAATTAGGATTGTAAGTAGAGGTAAAATTAATGTAGTTGTTCATTTTAAATTCGCCTCCTCCTTATGATCGTACAAAAAAGCCGCAGTACGAATATACTGCGGCTCATTTGTGCAAATCTATTTCACAGATTCAAGCATTATGCGTCGATAAATATCCATATACTCTTCAGCTGAGACGTTCCAGCTGTAGTCTCCGCTCATTGCATTTTTCACGATCTTTTTCCAGTGCTCTGGCTGACGGTAAAATTCTTCAGCACGGCGAATGGTGTTCATCATATCATGGGCGTTAAAGCTGGTGAAAGAGAATCCATTCCCCTTACCGCTGAATTCATTGTATGCCTGCACCGTATCGTTCAGACCCCCTGTTTCCCGGACAAGTGGTACACTGCCATAACGGAGTGCAAGCAACTGGCTAATACCACATGGCTCGAACCTTGATGGCATCAAGAACAGATCACTTCCGGCATAAAAACGGCGGGATAACCCATCATTGAAGGTGATCTGAGCAGACATTTTCAGCGGATAACGATTCGCTGCCTCACGGAACCAGTGCTCATAAGCCGGATCCCCGGTACCCAATACTGCGAATTGAATGTCGTCATAGTACAATAATTCATCCAATACACGACATACCAGATCCAAACCTTTGGAATCCACAAGCCTTGTAACCATCACCATAAGTGGAGCATCCGGACGTACAGGCAATCCTAATTCCTTTTGCAGCTCGATCTTGTTCTCGATTTTCTTGGACAGGCTGGTTCTGTATTTAACCGCAATTTTATTGTCCGCTGCCGGGTTGTAACTCTTGGTATCAATACCGTTGACAATCCCACTGAAACGATCGCCCAATGAACTGAGCAATCCATCCAGACCATAGCCATAATAGGAGGTTTGTACTTCCTTGGCGTAAGTAGGGCTGACGGTCGTTACATGATCCGCAAAAACGATTCCTGCCTTAAGGAAATTGACATTTCCATAATATTCTGCCCCGTCCACCGTGAAATACCGATCATCCAGCTCAAGCAAATCACTGAATAAATCATGTGGAAACACACCTTGATATAACAGGTTATGTATCGTAAAAACGGTTTTCATCTCACTATAAAAGGGATCATGAGCAAAGTGAGCCTCCAGCAGTAAAGGAATCATACCCGCGTGCCAATCGTGACTGTGCAGCACATCCGGCTTGAATTCAATTTGTGGCAACACCTCGAGAACAGCACGATTGAAGAAGGCAAAACGCTCCCCGTCATCCATATACCCATACACGCCATCCCGTCCAAAATAGTATTCATTGTCTACAAAGTAGACAGGAATCCCGTCATGAACCAGCATCTCTATTCCACAATAAGGTCTGCGCCAACCAAGAGGAACATCTGTCGTGATCACAGGCTCCATCGCCTCTTTATACTCATCCGGGATGCCCTTGTATTTGGGTAAAATGACACGAACATCTGCCCCACTCTTCTTTAGTGCTTGTGGTAATGCGCCGATGACGTCAGCAAGGCCTCCTGTTTTGATAAATGGATGTACTTCAGCAGCAGCAAATAGAATATTCATGCCTTCGTCCTCCTTTTGGGTTTAACTATAGTGCTTTCTTTTGTTTTACTGGTTTTAGTGGTACTGGCTTTTGCTCTGACGGATTGAACTTCAAGGGGCAGTGCATCCGTTTTCCGACGTGTGTTCTTTTTTAAAATAACTACACTTAGCGGTGGCAAAACAACTTCCAGACTATGTGGTTGCCCATGAAAAGGAATCTTTTCTGTAGTAAGCTGCATATCATTGATAATGCCTGATCCGCCGTAATCGGAATGATCACTGTTCAGTACTTCGGTATACATACCGGGACGCATGACACCAATCCGGTAACGCTCCCGCTTGACTGGCTGAAAGTTAATGAGCACAAGGAGTGTATCCGCAGATTTTTTTCCTTTGCGCACATATGAAATGACACTTTGGTCCTGATCATCCGGAGTGATCCATTCATAACCGTCAAAGGAATGATCAAGCTCCCACAAAGCTTTTTCGCCCAAGTATAGCTCGGACAGATCCCGTTCAAACTTGTGGAGTTTACGGTGACTGTCATAGTTCAGCAAAAACCAGTCCAGTTGATCTTCATCTTTCCATTCGATAAACTGGCCGAATTCTCCACCCATAAACAGCAGTTTCTTGCCTGGGAATGTCATAAAGTACCCCATGAAGGCACGCATGCCGGCAAACTTCTGCTCGTATGTTCCTGGCATCTTGTCTAGGAGCGACTTTTTGCCATGAACGACCTCGTCATGAGACAGAGGAAGCACGTAATTTTCAGCAAAGGAGTATACGACTGGGAATGTCAGCAAATGATGTTTGGAAGGACGTTCGTGAAAATCCGATTCCATGTAATCAAGTGTATCGTTCATCCAACCCATGTTCCATTTGTAGTTGAACCCTAATCCACCCTGATCTACTGGCGAAGTAACCATCGGCCATGCACTGGATTCTTCTGCCATCATCAGAGCATAGGGAAAGTACTTGAAGACCGTTTCATTCAACTGCTGCAAAAAAGCAACAGCTTCCTTGTTTTCCAGGCCACCTTCGTTATTCGTTCGGTATTGTCCTGGCTGCTTTTCGAAATCCAACTTAAGCATACTGGTTACCGCATCGACCCGAAGTCCGTCGAAATGGAACATCTCCATCCAATACAACGCATTAGAGATCAAAAACGAACGAATTTCAGGTTTAGAGTAATCAAAGCTGAGTGTGCCCCAGCCTGGTCTCTCTGCTAACAGTGGATCTGCATATTCATACAAGGGCGTTCCATCAAACAAACGCAAGCCATGAGCATCCTTCGCAAAATGTGCGGGGACCCAATCGAGCAAAACGCCTATTCCTGCCTGATGTAGACTATCAACTAGATACATCAGATCTTTAGGCTGCCCGTAACGGCTGGTTGGCGCAAAAAATCCTGTGTTTTGATACCCCCACGATAGGTCGTAAGGATGTTCACTTAGTGGCATCATCTCAACATGGGTATATTTCATTTCCAATAAATAAGGAACAAGCAAGTCCGCAAGTTCACGATAACTGTAGAGTGTGCCGTCCTCTTTCCGTTTCCAGGTTCCAGCATGCATTTCATAAATATGTAGAGGTTTGTTATAAACGCCTCTTTGTTTGCGTCTCCACGCGCCATCATTCCATTTGTAACCTTCGATGGAGCTGGTGACCGATGCCGTACGCGGACGAACTTCAGCCTGGAAAGCATAAGGGTCAGCTTTAAGCAATTCGGTACCCTCTTCCGTTAATATACGGAATTTGTATAATGTTCCTTCACTGATTTCCGGAATAAAACGACTCCAAAATCCAGAATCGGGTATCTTATATAAAGGTTCCTGTTCACCTTTCCATCCATTACGGTCTAAAGCCAGGCCTACTTCTGTGGCATTCGGAGCCCACACGGTAAAACGATACCCCTGACGATGATCTTCGATCGCAGGCTGTGCGCCCATTATTCGATAACTGTGATGAAGGTTTCCTTCATGAAACAAATAAATGTGCTCCGGCGAAATTTCCGGGTTTGTTAACGGTTGAATGGCCAAGAGATCACCTTCTTCTCCAGAAAATAGATATAACATTAACCATTACCCCATTCTAGCCAAGTTGAAAAGAAAAATGCGGTGTGTAAAAAAATGTTGTAATTTTTCAGGATTTTTACAGTATACATCGTTTCAATAGCTCCGCATTGCGTTTATGTATGTACTACACTGGACAAATATCTTGGGAGGGAAACGATTATGTTTAATAAAGATTGCATCGCTATGCTGTTGGCGGGAGGAGAAGGGAAGCGATTAGCCCCTTTAACCTCAAGTATCGCAAAACCCGCTGTACCGTTTGGCGGGCACTACCGGATTATCGATTTTCCTCTCAGCAACTGCGTAAACTCAGGCATCGACACTGTAGGTGTTCTGACGCAGTATCAAGCTGATTCATTACATGATCACATTGGTGGAGGAGAACCTTGGGGACATGGTACTTCAAGTGAGGCAGGAATTTCCTTACTTCCATCTTATCATACAGGAAATGACGAATACTTGGGAACCGCGGATGCTATTTATAAAAATATTGACTATATTGACCAACAAAACCCCGAAAATGTTCTAATTTTGTCGGGTGACCATATCTATCATATGAATTATCGTGAAATGCTGGAAGCTCATACAGCGAATCAAGCGGTAGCGACGATCTCCGTTATGGAGGTTCCGTGGGAGGAAGCCCATCGCTTCGGCATTATGGCAGCGGATGAGAATCTGAGAGTTACCGAGTTTGCTGAGAAACCGGCCGAACCGAAAAGTAATTTGGCTTCCATGGGCATTTACATGTTCAAATGGGAATATCTGAAGCGCCACTTGCTCGAAGATGCCGCTAATCCGGAATCCAGCCATGACTTCGGTAAAGATGTGATTCCTCAAATGTTGAATGAGAATACCCCTCTCTTCGTATATAACTTCAATGGTTATTGGAAAGACGTGGGTACCGTGAAGAGTTTATGGGATGCGCACATGGATCTGCTTCATAACGATGAAGACTGGAGCCTGCAAAAAGAAGACTGGCCGATGTTTACTCGTGACTGGAGAACTAAACCAAGTGCATACAAAGCACGTCATACACGTGCTGAGCTCCTACACTCCATGATCCATGAATCCTGCTCCATTGATGGCCGGGCTGAACGTTCTGTTATTTTCTGCGGAGCCGAAGTTGGTAAAGGTTCTGAAGTTAAAGACAGCGTGATTATGCCAAATGCACGGATAGGTCGCGGTGTTCACATCGAACGCGCCATCATTGGCGAAGGTGCCATTATTAAAGACGGTGCCATTGTCAAAGGTACGGCGGATGAAATCGTGGTTGTCGGACCGAATGAGATTGTCTCCGCCAAACCGGCTGTACGCACACAACCTGTACGCATGCTGAAAGATGTTTATGAAAAAAGTGGGCGTCTGCGCGCTGGTGAACTTTCTTCATAATCTTAAAGAAAAGGCGAGCCATATATGGCTCGCCTTTTTGGTGCGAAAACAATCTTTATGCAAAAATCAATTTTTTTTCGGATCAGACTCACCTTGAGTTAACTTCGTATCGAGAGTCACTTCGGCTTCATCATTCTGCATTATGGATTCCTCCACCTTCTCTTCCTCCGGTAAAGCTGGTAATGTCACCGTAACTGTTGTTCCCGTTCCGAGTTCACTTTGCATGATAATTGTTCCCTCATGCAGTTCTACCAGTTCCTGCGTAATAGCAAGCCCGAGCCCTGTTCCACCATTCTGGTGATTGACCTGGAAGAAGCGATCACGCACCTTGATTAAATGCTCTTCACTGATACCAATACCCGTATCCTGCACAGCAGCTATAATTTGCCCGTCTTCTTCTTTGACCGATAAAAAGATCCATGAATTCTCATGGGAGAATTTGATCGCATTGTCTACAATGTTCAGGAAGACTTGTTTTAATCTGTTACCATCCCCAAAAACATTGAAAGCACGATTTTCATCGCTTTCCAACTTGAGA
This window of the Paenibacillus marchantiae genome carries:
- a CDS encoding glucose-1-phosphate adenylyltransferase codes for the protein MFNKDCIAMLLAGGEGKRLAPLTSSIAKPAVPFGGHYRIIDFPLSNCVNSGIDTVGVLTQYQADSLHDHIGGGEPWGHGTSSEAGISLLPSYHTGNDEYLGTADAIYKNIDYIDQQNPENVLILSGDHIYHMNYREMLEAHTANQAVATISVMEVPWEEAHRFGIMAADENLRVTEFAEKPAEPKSNLASMGIYMFKWEYLKRHLLEDAANPESSHDFGKDVIPQMLNENTPLFVYNFNGYWKDVGTVKSLWDAHMDLLHNDEDWSLQKEDWPMFTRDWRTKPSAYKARHTRAELLHSMIHESCSIDGRAERSVIFCGAEVGKGSEVKDSVIMPNARIGRGVHIERAIIGEGAIIKDGAIVKGTADEIVVVGPNEIVSAKPAVRTQPVRMLKDVYEKSGRLRAGELSS
- the glgB gene encoding 1,4-alpha-glucan branching protein GlgB, giving the protein MGAQPAIEDHRQGYRFTVWAPNATEVGLALDRNGWKGEQEPLYKIPDSGFWSRFIPEISEGTLYKFRILTEEGTELLKADPYAFQAEVRPRTASVTSSIEGYKWNDGAWRRKQRGVYNKPLHIYEMHAGTWKRKEDGTLYSYRELADLLVPYLLEMKYTHVEMMPLSEHPYDLSWGYQNTGFFAPTSRYGQPKDLMYLVDSLHQAGIGVLLDWVPAHFAKDAHGLRLFDGTPLYEYADPLLAERPGWGTLSFDYSKPEIRSFLISNALYWMEMFHFDGLRVDAVTSMLKLDFEKQPGQYRTNNEGGLENKEAVAFLQQLNETVFKYFPYALMMAEESSAWPMVTSPVDQGGLGFNYKWNMGWMNDTLDYMESDFHERPSKHHLLTFPVVYSFAENYVLPLSHDEVVHGKKSLLDKMPGTYEQKFAGMRAFMGYFMTFPGKKLLFMGGEFGQFIEWKDEDQLDWFLLNYDSHRKLHKFERDLSELYLGEKALWELDHSFDGYEWITPDDQDQSVISYVRKGKKSADTLLVLINFQPVKRERYRIGVMRPGMYTEVLNSDHSDYGGSGIINDMQLTTEKIPFHGQPHSLEVVLPPLSVVILKKNTRRKTDALPLEVQSVRAKASTTKTSKTKESTIVKPKRRTKA
- the glgA gene encoding glycogen synthase GlgA, whose amino-acid sequence is MNILFAAAEVHPFIKTGGLADVIGALPQALKKSGADVRVILPKYKGIPDEYKEAMEPVITTDVPLGWRRPYCGIEMLVHDGIPVYFVDNEYYFGRDGVYGYMDDGERFAFFNRAVLEVLPQIEFKPDVLHSHDWHAGMIPLLLEAHFAHDPFYSEMKTVFTIHNLLYQGVFPHDLFSDLLELDDRYFTVDGAEYYGNVNFLKAGIVFADHVTTVSPTYAKEVQTSYYGYGLDGLLSSLGDRFSGIVNGIDTKSYNPAADNKIAVKYRTSLSKKIENKIELQKELGLPVRPDAPLMVMVTRLVDSKGLDLVCRVLDELLYYDDIQFAVLGTGDPAYEHWFREAANRYPLKMSAQITFNDGLSRRFYAGSDLFLMPSRFEPCGISQLLALRYGSVPLVRETGGLNDTVQAYNEFSGKGNGFSFTSFNAHDMMNTIRRAEEFYRQPEHWKKIVKNAMSGDYSWNVSAEEYMDIYRRIMLESVK